TCACAGCCCGTACTCCTTCCAGCGGCGGTCCACGAGGGCGGCGGTCGCCGGGTCGGATTCGACCATGTCGGGCCAGCCGCCGTCGCGGGTGTAGCCCTCCTCGGGGAGCTTCTTCGTGGCGTCGATGCCCGCCTTGCCTCCCCAGAACTGCTGGTACGAGGCGTGGTCGAGGTGGTCCACCGGGCCCTCGACGACCGTGAGGTCGCGGGAGTAGTCCGTGTTGCCGAGTGCCCGCCAGGACACCTCGTGCAGGTCGTGGACGTCGCAGTCCTTGTCCACCACGATGATCAGCTTGGTCAGCGACATCATGTGCGCGCCCCAGATGGCGTGCATGACCTTCTGCGCGTGCTTCGGGTACTTCTTGTCGATCGAGACGATCGCGCAGTTGTGGAAGCCGCCCGACTCCGGGAGGTGGTAGTCCACGATGTCCGGCACGATGATCTTGAGGAGCGGGAGGAAGAACCGCTCGGTGGCGCGGCCCAGCGGGCCGTCCTCGGTCGGCGGCCGGCCGACGACGATCGACTGGATCAGCGGACGCTTGCGCATCGTCACGCAGTCGATCTTCAGCGCCGGGAACGGCTCCTGCGGGGTGTAGAAGCCGGTGTGGTCGCCGAAGGGGCCCTCCGGGAGCATCTCCCCCGGCTCCAGCCAGCCCTCGATGACGACCTCGGCGTTGGCCGGGACCTGGAGCGGGACCGTCTTGCAGTCGACCATCTCGATCCGCTTGCCCGAGACGAAGCCGGCGAAGAGGTA
This genomic window from Streptomyces sp. NBC_01351 contains:
- a CDS encoding menaquinone biosynthesis decarboxylase, yielding MAYDDLRSLLRALEREGDLKRIKAEVDPYLEIGEIVDRVNKAGGPALLFENVKGSAMPLAMNVFGTDRRLLKALGLKSYGEISEKIGGLLKPELPQGFIGVREAFGKLGSMVHVPPKKVKGDSAPVQEVVLTGDDVDLDRLPALFTWPKDGGDFFNLGLTHTKHPETGVRNLGLYRLQRHDKRTIGMHWQIHKDSRNHYAVAAAKGERLPVAIAFGCPPAVTYASTAPLPGDIDEYLFAGFVSGKRIEMVDCKTVPLQVPANAEVVIEGWLEPGEMLPEGPFGDHTGFYTPQEPFPALKIDCVTMRKRPLIQSIVVGRPPTEDGPLGRATERFFLPLLKIIVPDIVDYHLPESGGFHNCAIVSIDKKYPKHAQKVMHAIWGAHMMSLTKLIIVVDKDCDVHDLHEVSWRALGNTDYSRDLTVVEGPVDHLDHASYQQFWGGKAGIDATKKLPEEGYTRDGGWPDMVESDPATAALVDRRWKEYGL